In Shouchella patagoniensis, the following are encoded in one genomic region:
- a CDS encoding ABC transporter substrate-binding protein — MNKWSLVIFGISVLSLTACGGNEDAKESPTGKEHEEIIEYEALNGVKQIPANPERVVLLSDVYFGYLQELDVNVIATTDYVFQSPFLNEYTDGVENLGDGSAVSVEEVLALDPDLIIAYHSSEILEQLEDIATTVAVDYATLGYKDQLTEFGEMFGRQDQAAEWIGNWENQINDLKPDVQTAVGDRTISILQPTESDVYLYGNGWGRGGEIMYEELELAMPSEVEEKVGSDGYNQLQLETVPQFAGDYILTAPWTPNLDGEFLYGSSIWEGLDAVENGRVFEMDPIGYYFNDPISLEQHLEEITSFLLENK; from the coding sequence ATGAATAAATGGTCACTAGTCATATTCGGCATAAGTGTTTTGAGTCTGACTGCTTGCGGTGGAAATGAAGATGCTAAAGAAAGTCCAACCGGTAAGGAACATGAAGAAATAATTGAATATGAAGCATTAAATGGAGTTAAACAAATTCCAGCTAACCCGGAACGTGTTGTACTTTTGTCAGATGTTTATTTCGGCTACTTGCAAGAACTGGATGTTAACGTTATTGCAACAACTGATTATGTATTTCAAAGTCCATTTTTAAATGAGTATACGGACGGTGTTGAAAATTTAGGAGATGGATCTGCTGTTTCAGTAGAAGAAGTGTTAGCATTAGATCCTGATTTAATTATTGCATACCATAGTTCAGAGATTCTTGAACAACTAGAAGATATCGCTACGACAGTAGCTGTGGATTATGCAACACTTGGCTATAAAGATCAGCTAACAGAATTTGGAGAAATGTTTGGGCGACAAGATCAAGCGGCGGAATGGATCGGAAATTGGGAAAATCAAATAAATGATTTAAAGCCAGATGTGCAAACTGCAGTTGGTGATCGTACAATCTCTATTTTGCAACCAACAGAAAGCGATGTTTATTTATACGGAAATGGATGGGGGCGTGGTGGAGAGATCATGTACGAGGAATTAGAGCTAGCAATGCCTTCAGAAGTTGAGGAAAAAGTAGGAAGTGATGGCTACAATCAATTACAATTAGAAACAGTCCCTCAATTTGCTGGCGACTATATTCTTACGGCTCCTTGGACACCAAATTTGGATGGCGAATTTTTGTATGGAAGTTCAATCTGGGAAGGTCTTGATGCAGTAGAAAATGGTAGGGTATTTGAAATGGACCCAATCGGCTACTATTTTAATGATCCAATCTCTTTGGAGCAACATTTAGAAGAAATAACGTCATTTTTATTAGAAAATAAATGA
- a CDS encoding M15 family metallopeptidase, which translates to MRHLLKLSLFLLLCLLIFLGVHYFSERNGLSFEDVFTNSSTDAKFNYHVEIDEIINNEGLHPIVEEKTEQLIKYSSEEGIEIIITDGYRSIEEQDKLYKQGRQNSEQVVTNAEGGQSYHNYGLAVDYALLNENGEPIWDIHYDGNKNGEPDWFEVADIAKELGFTWGGDWSRFVDYPHLQMTFGYSIRELKQAARNSD; encoded by the coding sequence GTGCGGCACTTACTAAAATTATCCTTGTTTCTTCTTCTCTGTTTGCTCATTTTCTTGGGAGTTCATTATTTTTCCGAAAGAAATGGATTGTCCTTTGAAGATGTATTTACTAATTCAAGCACTGATGCAAAATTTAATTATCATGTTGAAATAGATGAGATTATAAACAACGAAGGTTTACACCCTATTGTGGAAGAAAAAACCGAGCAATTAATTAAATATTCTTCCGAAGAAGGCATTGAAATTATAATTACTGATGGATATAGATCGATAGAAGAGCAAGATAAGCTATACAAACAAGGTCGACAAAATAGTGAGCAAGTTGTTACTAATGCAGAAGGCGGTCAATCCTACCACAATTACGGACTTGCAGTAGACTACGCTTTGCTTAATGAAAATGGTGAACCTATTTGGGATATTCATTATGACGGGAATAAAAACGGTGAACCTGATTGGTTTGAAGTAGCTGATATCGCAAAAGAACTCGGATTTACATGGGGCGGTGATTGGAGCCGCTTTGTCGATTATCCTCATTTGCAAATGACTTTTGGTTATTCAATTAGAGAATTAAAACAAGCAGCTCGAAATAGTGATTAG